Proteins encoded together in one Mus caroli chromosome 4, CAROLI_EIJ_v1.1, whole genome shotgun sequence window:
- the B3galt6 gene encoding beta-1,3-galactosyltransferase 6, with protein sequence MKVFRRAWRHRVVLGLGGLAFCSTTLLYLARCASEGETPSASGAARPRAKAFLAVLVASAPRAVERRTAVRSTWLARERRGGPKDVWARFAVGTSGLGSEERRTLELEQAQHGDLLLLPALRDAYENLTAKVLAMLTWLDEHVDFEFVLKADDDSFARLDAILVDLRAREPARRRRLYWGFFSGRGRVKPGGRWREAAWQLCDYYLPYALGGGYVLSADLVHYLRLSREYLRAWHSEDVSLGTWLAPVDVQREHDPRFDTEYKSRGCNNQYLVTHKQSPEDMLEKQQMLLHEGRLCKHEMQLRLSYVYDWSAPPSQCCQRKEGIP encoded by the coding sequence ATGAAGGTATTTCGGCGCGCTTGGCGGCATCGGGTGGTGCTGGGCCTAGGCGGCCTGGCGTTTTGCAGCACCACTCTGTTGTACTTGGCGCGCTGCGCTTCTGAGGGCGAGACGCCCTCCGCTTCTGGAGCCGCTCGACCCCGCGCTAAGGCCTTCCTGGCAGTGCTTGTGGCCAGTGCGCCCCGCGCGGTCGAGCGCCGCACCGCAGTGCGCAGCACGTGGCTGGCACGAGAGAGGCGTGGCGGACCCAAGGACGTGTGGGCGCGCTTCGCCGTGGGCACTAGCGGCTTAGGCTCAGAGGAGCGGCGTACTCTTGAGCTCGAGCAAGCACAGCACGgggacctgctgctgctgcccgcCTTGCGCGACGCCTACGAGAACCTCACGGCCAAGGTTCTGGCCATGCTAACCTGGCTGGATGAGCACGTGGACTTCGAGTTCGTGCTCAAGGCGGATGACGACTCTTTTGCGCGCCTGGACGCTATACTGGTGGACCTACGCGCACGTGAGCCCGCACGCCGCCGGCGCCTCTATTGGGGCTTCTTTTCCGGGCGCGGGCGTGTCAAGCCGGGAGGTCGCTGGCGAGAAGCTGCCTGGCAACTCTGCGACTACTACCTGCCCTACGCTCTGGGCGGTGGGTATGTCCTTTCTGCGGACCTGGTGCATTACCTGCGCCTCAGCCGCGAATACCTGCGTGCGTGGCACAGTGAAGACGTATCGCTGGGCACCTGGCTGGCACCAGTGGATGTGCAACGGGAGCACGACCCACGCTTCGACACGGAGTACAAATCTCGAGGCTGCAACAATCAATATCTCGTGACACACAAGCAAAGCCCAGAGGACATGTTGGAGAAGCAACAGATGTTGCTGCATGAGGGCcggttgtgcaagcatgagatgCAATTGCGCCTTTCCTATGTCTATGACTGGTCAGCTCCACCCTCCCAGTGCTGCCAGCGCAAGGAGGGCATTCCCTGA
- the Sdf4 gene encoding 45 kDa calcium-binding protein, which produces MVWLVAMTPRQSSLCGLAAHGLWFLGLVLLMDATARPANHSSTRERAANREENEIMPPDHLNGVKLEMDGHLNKDFHQEVFLGKDMDGFDEDSEPRRSRRKLMVIFSKVDVNTDRRISAKEMQHWIMEKTAEHFQEAVKENKLHFRAVDPDGDGHVSWDEYKVKFLASKGHNEREIAEAIKNHEELKVDEETQEVLGNLRDRWYQADNPPADLLLTEDEFLSFLHPEHSRGMLKFMVKEIFRDLDQNGDKQLSLPEFISLPVGTVENQQGQDIDDNWVKDRKKEFEELIDSNHDGIVTMEELENYMDPMNEYNALNEAKQMIAIADENQNHHLEPEEILKYSEFFTGSKLMDYARNVHEEF; this is translated from the exons ATGGTCTGGCTGGTGGCAATGACGCCCAGGCAGAGTTCCCTCTGTGGTCTAGCTGCTCATGGCCTCTGGTTCTTGGGCCTTGTCCTTCTGATGGATGCAACTGCTAGACCTGCCAACCACTCATCTACTCGGGAAAGAGCAGCTAACAGGGAGGAAAATGAGATCATGCCCCCAGACCACCTGAATGGGGTGAAGCTAGAGATGGATGGACACCTCAACAAGGACTTCCATCAGGAGGTTTTCCTGGGAAAGGACATGGATGGGTTTGATGAAGACTCAGAGCCACGGAGAAGCCGGAGGAAGCTGATGGTCATCTTTTCCAA GGTAGATGTGAACACTGACCGGAGGATCAGCGCTAAGGAGATGCAGCACTGGATTATGGAGAAAACAGCAGAGCACTTCCAGGAGGCCGTCAAGGAAAACAAACTGCACTTCAGGGCTGTGGACCCTGACGGTGATG GCCATGTGTCCTGGGATGAATATAAAGTGAAGTTTTTGGCAAGCAAAGGCCACAATGAAAGGGAGATTGCTGAAGCCATCAAGAACCATGAGGAGCTCAAAGTGGATGAGGAGA CACAGGAAGTCCTTGGGAACCTCAGAGACCGATGGTATCAGGCAGACAATCCTCCTGCAGACCTGCTGTTGACTGAGGACGAGTTCCTTTCATTCCTTCACCCTGAGCACAGCCGGGGCATGCTCAAGTTCATGGTCAAGGAGATCTTTCGGGACTTGG ATCAGAATGGTGATAAGCAGTTATCTCTGCCTGAGTTCATCTCCCTGCCAGTGGGTACTGTTGAGAACCAACAAGGCCAAGACATTGATGACAACTGGGTGAAAGATAGGAAGAAGGAGTTTGAGGAACTGATTGACTCTAACCATGATGGGATTGTgaccatggaggagctagag AACTACATGGACCCCATGAATGAATATAATGCCCTCAACGAAGCCAAACAGATGATTGCCATTGCTGATGAGAACCAGAACCACCACCTGGAGCCTGAGGAGATCCTCAAGTACAGTGAGTTCTTCACTGGCAGCAAGCTGATGGACTATGCCCGCAATGTGCATGAAGAGTTCTGA